Within the Trichoderma breve strain T069 chromosome 3, whole genome shotgun sequence genome, the region AGCATGGTAGCTGGAGCAAACTTGAACTAATGCTCAGGAGTGTGAAAACAGGAACAGCCCTTTTCATAAAGCCTTCCGAGATCCCAACAGGTGCAAGACTAGGTATGCCTTTCCAATCCAAGTCCTGCCGTGAATAATATCGTCTCCTGAGCCCCAGAAGTGTGTGAAATCTCATCCACTCTCTACCGAAAACCGTGTCAGAGTAACCATGGTTGCCCAgccaagaggaaaagaccTCCATATTAACACAAGGTCTCCAATGCCAGCGCCCTCAAGCACTGGCTCTATTTCCTACTctcaaacttttttttcccttttcctcttctcctaTGTCTTTCCCATTTtgtcattcttttttttttcttcattcttcttctttttctcagAAAGGAAATCCCAAACCAGAGTGCCAAACGCTTTTGCTGCGTTACAGGTTCCGGACCCAAAATAAAAACACAAATCTCCAGGGGTatctttcttcccccttttttgGTTGTGCCCTCCTAGAGTAGCGAAACGCCCCGTCTCCGTCGTCTGTCGCCTTCATCTGCGCATAGGTAGACAATCAAAGGGCAAAGAAATGAATCTTACAAAACCAAAAATCCTTAAATAATTCACAGTTTGTTGCAAcgctttttgttttgccgTTTCCCTTGCCGAGCCTTAGCCAAGAATAGCTAGGCAGAACTGtgacgaaagaaaaatgaaaaggtTAAAATGCGTTTCCACTTGAACCGGCCAAGGAATTGCCATGACAAGCTTTCTGAGCTGTCCGGCCAAACCACAAGAAACAGATATGCAGGAAGCGCCTTCAAGGCTATTCGCCCAGACACCACAGACGAGAGAAACCCCCAAATGGCCAGGAGTCAGTACCGCTGCTGCATGACCAGCTAAGGATCAAATATTCCCCTACACCGATTGCTCGTTGTGTACACCGTTGGGCAAAGTGCTGTCAACGGGCTTCTCGACATGTCCATTCACGGCAATTGGGCCGTTAGTCTTGGCCAGGCCGTCGAGAGCACCTGAGGGAGCAAAGTCGGGCACATCTGCCGACAGCTGACTGACGCCGTTGACATGGCCGTTTGCTAGACCGTTGACTCCCTGGCCGATGAAAGCATCCTCGGGCAGCTGCTGAAACGGGACTTCAGCGTGGGCTGCATACGCAGGGGGTGATGCCATGCCGTATGGTACAGGCACTCCGTTAAACTGGGGTGGCATTTGCGAGGGTCGGTTCTTGAAAGTGAGGTGGGCGGGTCCGTGGTTTCGAGCAAACTCATCCCGGTCCTCAAGAGGCAACACAAAGCTTTCCCACGCCTGGCTTCGTCGCACGCGCTCAATGTCATCTTCACCGACAGCGAGGTCGAGTTCGGTGGAGATCTCACAAACAGCACGGACCATGGCGATATCGGCAGACAGCTCTCGCACACGCTTGAAGGAGGCAATGAAGTGCAAGGGCACAAAACCTTGCGAGTCCATCCGCGCGCGGAGATATACGTCCTTGCACAAGTTCTCGATGGAGAAGTAGTACTCAACCTGGCTCTTCAATACCGGCACCAACATGTTGTCCCAGTAGGGCTGAGGCTGGAAGGGCATGGCCGTCATCGGCGTGATGGGATACTCGTAGGGCCCAAACTGAGTTTGAACCTGAGGAATGCGTGCTGATCCATTGGGCAGAGACATGCGATGGAAGTTTTGGCCGTTGTTGCGGCCGCCTCTGCCACCCCTTTGAGATGGCATGAACATCTGACCATGGCCACCTTGTCTGGGCGGTGGGCTGTAGGGGCCTTGGGCTCGTCCGCCCATGGCGCCCGATgcagagaagctggatgcagtgtgctgatgctggtgctgggtGTTGACAGGATGATGTCCGCCACGGCCGCGGTATGCACCTCGTGGTCTATCATTGCGGTTCTCCGTTCGTTCACGGACAGCATGGCCCTGCTCCTTAAAACACGAGTGTTAGCACATCATTCCAGAACAATGGCGGTGAGGTTGGTATGGGAGtgtcctcttccaccacccCCTTCTCAGCTGCAATTGCATTCATCGAGAAATTACTTACAGTTGAATTTGATGTAGcatccttgttcttctcgcTACCAGCGTGGTTCGCGGCTTTCCTTTGCTCACGTGCGTTTGACATGTCTGTCGATGAACGCTTAGCTTGAGGCGCTGGGGCACCGCGGTTCGGGCCGTTGGCACCATCGCGAGGGCGCTCCttgttgctgccgttgctgttACCGCTGTTGGTGTTCTCACTGGGCTTGCCCTGGCTGGCGACGGGCGCGGTGCCCTTGTCACTGGCGTGGGATGGTGTAGCCCTTGAGCCATTTGCATTTCTAGCTCCACCTCGAGGCTTGGAGTTACGCATCTGAGGAAGCTGCGTTTCAAAGTTGACGCTCGGCACGTAATCCATAGTCACccattttcccttttgtcTCGGCTTTGACTGGGAACCGTCCTCTGAGGCATCCTTCTCGGGACGATCGGACTTCTCtgcgggcttcttcttgtcctcttgGATGGCCGTCTCTGGAGTGGGCCAGGCCGTAGTATCGGCGACTGAAGGGGGTACATTGCCAGCATCTTTGTCCGCTACTCTTGAACCACGGCTGGCATTTCTCTCAGATCGAGGGGCATCGACCAATTTGCGAGGGGGCTTGACGCCATTTGGTATGCTATCACGCTGGGCAGCAGCTGGAACACCGTTCTCAGCCACCTTGGCGGATACGTCAGGCTTCGGTGAACCATTGGTTGTCTGCTCTGCAGAGCCGGCAGATGGCTTGGTCTTTGCCTGAGCTTCCGCTCGCTGCCGCCAGATATTGACGGATGGAATGGGCGCCTCAAACAGTTCGACTTTGGGAACCTCTTTCTCAGACTCCTGGTCCTTGTCCGTTACTGATTGCTCGTTGGCTTGCTTTTCAGCAGCCTTTGACTTCTTAGACTTCCGCGGCCTTCTGGAATCTTGTTCGTCGACCGATCGCGTGGTCGTACTCGAAGACCTCGTGCCTTTGTCGCCTCGTCGCCAAGGGCGATCTAATCTGCCAGACTCGTCATCCCGTACGGGCTCGCGGCGCGTCTCCTGGACTTCCTCTGATCGGGTCTCAACCTCCAAACCAGTATTACTGACGGCATCCTGCTTCTCCGTGTTGGCGGAAGAATCGGCGCTTCGAACGGCACCGTTGGATTCGGTCGCATTTTCGGCGTCCGCGGTAGACTTGGGCGCGGCTGCGGGTGGCTGGGAGTCCTGGACGGGCTGCCCAGGCAAGGCATTTGATGGCACGGTGCCCTGGCCCTTGGCGGCCTGCGCATAAGAAAAAGCTGAAGCGGTTGCCATTTTTGATGGAACCGTAAGAGgggatggtgaagaagaagagaaagaaatgaTGCGGCAGCGAAACTGATGTCTTTGATAAACACTAAAGGCGTGATATCCCGGTACAAGGTTTCAAGTCGCACCTCGCAGTGGCAAGTATAAGGTTATCTCTCGAGGTGGAAAGTTCCAGAGAAATTTCTTTGGCGTATGGGAAAACGCTAAAGAGGCACCAGACACGGAAATCCTGCTAGAGGGCCGAGAGGCAGTCGATTTCTTTCTCTTGGAATGCTTCTCGGGAGGAGAAGCGAGTGCGTAGAATCCGTAGCTGTAAAGCGGGACGGTCGTCTCTCGAGCCCAGGCAAAGGGATCAAGATCACGTCGGTAGGTGGCGGAGGGGCCCGAAAACTATTAACCGGTCGAAAACGCAAAGGCGGCCGGTCGGCAAAAGGCGCCTCAAGGCGGTGGCTGTCGCACACTCAGAGCCTCCAGGCGTCGCACGTACACGTACGGGTGGAAGGACAGAGAAGCAGGCCGAGCAACAAGTCAGCCAGGTCAGGCAAAGGGAGAGGTGACAACAGGCTGCCGGATTGAGGGTCGAAGGTGACCGGGGTGCAGGAGGAAATAACTGTTGCGCAGTGGCACGCGGGCAATGCAgggcagaagaaggaaaaagatgaaggaggaAAACCAGCTGCGCTCCTCGACAGGTCACAGCGCAGCCTGTCAGGAAACGGTCAAACAAATGCCAGCCGGCGCGGCAATTCTTGAGAATTGACTGGtcaaggtggtggtgaaaaagatgaagagggcaCAAAGGGCAAACGAAAGAGGCAAGTTGATAATTTTTGCTTTGTGTGCcagaataataaaaactttttttttttttttttttggttcccCTCTCTTCCTAGACGATAGGGCGCCTAGACGGGTTTGGCGGGTTTGGCGGGTTTTTTGGGGCCCAGGACAGCGTCCTGAAAGCGGAGCGGCTGGGCGGCTTAGTTACAGCCCCCAGCGAGCGAATTGGCGCTGGATTACGGAGTGCAGTTGGCCCCCAGCGGGCCTATGGAAGCACGCTCTTACAGCGCTGCTGGTCCCAAACTAGTAGGTAAGAATGGAGGTAGGGCGGGTTTCCAGGGCCTTGTGCCTGTGAGAACTGGGGGTGAGGAAGGGTAAAAATAATGGAAGCCCAGGGTTTAGAATAATAttgaataataaaaataaaagtaaaaataaagacaaaaaaagcCCTTGCTCGTGAAGCTGATGCAATTAATTCGATTTGCCCGGCCGAGGGCACAACTGCTGGGGCTTCCGCGGCCCACACTTGGATAATGGAAAATCGTTTGCTGCAGGTGGAGTGATTGAAAATGCGCGAATATGGCTTGTAAGCCGAATGTCGGGTCGAGTCGGTGTCTGGTGTTTGAGAGAGGCAGCCCGAGCGTTGCTCAAGTTCGAGTCGGTGGCTTTTTCAAGTACCGGACTGCCGgagaaatataaatactCAATAGGATACTCGGTGTCAGAACATTAGAACCTCAGTAGTAGGTGGCGGGTAAGCAGTTTAAGGCTCTGTTTGCCGTCTTGTTCATGGCCCTTGTTTCGTTTCCATGCCGCCTACTTCGTTGCTTTTCTTCGGATACGAACTACAGCAGGCCTGGCAGCGAATAGCGAATAGCAAATTGCAgaagccggcggcggcgt harbors:
- a CDS encoding la domain-containing protein, with the protein product MATASAFSYAQAAKGQGTVPSNALPGQPVQDSQPPAAAPKSTADAENATESNGAVRSADSSANTEKQDAVSNTGLEVETRSEEVQETRREPVRDDESGRLDRPWRRGDKGTRSSSTTTRSVDEQDSRRPRKSKKSKAAEKQANEQSVTDKDQESEKEVPKVELFEAPIPSVNIWRQRAEAQAKTKPSAGSAEQTTNGSPKPDRDSIPNGVKPPRKLVDAPRSERNASRGSRVADKDAGNVPPSVADTTAWPTPETAIQEDKKKPAEKSDRPEKDASEDGSQSKPRQKGKWVTMDYVPSVNFETQLPQMRNSKPRGGARNANGSRATPSHASDKGTAPVASQGKPSENTNSGNSNGSNKERPRDGANGPNRGAPAPQAKRSSTDMSNAREQRKAANHAGSEKNKDATSNSTEQGHAVRERTENRNDRPRGAYRGRGGHHPVNTQHQHQHTASSFSASGAMGGRAQGPYSPPPRQGGHGQMFMPSQRGGRGGRNNGQNFHRMSLPNGSARIPQVQTQFGPYEYPITPMTAMPFQPQPYWDNMLVPVLKSQVEYYFSIENLCKDVYLRARMDSQGFVPLHFIASFKRVRELSADIAMVRAVCEISTELDLAVGEDDIERVRRSQAWESFVLPLEDRDEFARNHGPAHLTFKNRPSQMPPQFNGVPVPYGMASPPAYAAHAEVPFQQLPEDAFIGQGVNGLANGHVNGVSQLSADVPDFAPSGALDGLAKTNGPIAVNGHVEKPVDSTLPNGVHNEQSV